Proteins encoded within one genomic window of Arachis ipaensis cultivar K30076 chromosome B08, Araip1.1, whole genome shotgun sequence:
- the LOC107613651 gene encoding uncharacterized protein LOC107613651 → MCNSDGECRPLGFLLGLPFAFLCLLISIVGLVIWIVGLLLTCICPCCLCVTIIVELALELIKAPLHVMEWFTSQIPC, encoded by the exons atgtgcaACAGCGATGGCGAGTGCAGGCCCTTGGGGTTTCTATTGGGTCTCCCCTTTGCCTTTCTCTGCCTCCTCATCTCAATCGTTGGTCTTGTTATTTGGATCGTTGG ATTGTTGTTGACATGCATATGTCCGTGCTGCTTGTGTGTGACGATTATAGTGGAGCTTGCTTTGGAATTGATCAAGGCTCCACTGCATGTTATGGAGTGGTTCACCTCTCAGATTCCCTGTTAA
- the LOC107613650 gene encoding uncharacterized protein LOC107613650 isoform X2 yields the protein MMRLRILQGMQVSAPHCCHCFPLSHFQRTSFSSCKVTPWTGLQAWRESPLNHDRTWGPRGPIPDPDPDPLFHPAFREATTLAELGSVVLSTTDPVAKSQLSHLAYSTWRLHNLPLGRSQPPPKPARPRNPKLVSPKEIPAPKDSGLPLNAYMLHNLAHVELNAIDLAWDTVVRFSPYSDILGEGFFADFAHVADDESRHFAWCSQRLAELGFKYGDMPAHNLLWRECEKSSDNVAARLAVIPLVQEARGLDAGPRLVQKLVGFGDNRTSKIVARIADEEVAHVAVGVYWFVSVCEKLGCAPDSTFKDLLKEYNVELKGPFNYKARAEAGIPRDCGHRI from the exons ATGATGCGTCTGAGAATCCTCCAAGGGATGCAGGTCTCAGCCCCACACTGTTGTCACTGTTTCCCTCTCTCTCATTTCCAACGCACTTCCTTTTCTTCGTGCAAGGTTACACCTTGGACTGGTCTCCAAGCATGGAGGGAAAGCCCTCTCAATCACGACCGTACCTGGGGACCACGCGGCCCGATACCCGACCCCGACCCCGACCCTCTCTTCCACCCCGCATTTCGGGAAGCGACTACCTTAGCTGAGCTTGGTTCCGTTGTTCTCTCAACCACCGATCCTGTGGCCAAGTCTCAACTCTCTCACTTGGCTTACTCCACGTGGCGCCTCCACAACCTCCCTCTTGGCCGTTCCCAACCACCACCTAAACCCGCCAGACCCCGAAATCCTAAATTG GTTTCCCCTAAGGAAATTCCTGCTCCCAAGGATTCAGGCTTGCCTCTGAATGCTTACATGCTTCATAATCTTGCCCATGTGGAGCTCAATGCTATTGATTTGGCTTGGGATACTGTAGTTCGGTTTTCTCCCTATAGTGATATTCTAGGGGAGGGGTTCTTTGCTGACTTTGCTCATGTTGCTGATGACGAGAGTCGTCATTTCGCATGGTGTTCACAGAGGCTTGCCGAGCTGGGTTTTAA ATATGGAGATATGCCAGCTCACAATTTGCTTTGGAGAGAATGTGAGAAATCATCTGACAATGTCGCTGCACGTTTGGCAGTGATCCCACTAGTCCAG GAGGCCAGAGGACTTGATGCCGGGCCACGCCTAGTGCAAAAACTGGTTGGCTTTGGAGATAACAGGACTTCTAAAATTGTAGCAAGAATTGCTGATGAGGAAGTTGCACATGTAGCAGTTGGTGTATACTGGTTTGTTTCTGTCTGTGAAAAATTGGGCTGTGCCCCAGACTCCACATTTAAAG ACTTGCTAAAGGAATACAATGTGGAACTAAAGGGTCCCTTCAACTATAAAGCTCGTGCGGAAGCTGGCATTCCCCGTGATTG TGGGCATAGAATATAG
- the LOC107613650 gene encoding uncharacterized protein LOC107613650 isoform X1, whose translation MMRLRILQGMQVSAPHCCHCFPLSHFQRTSFSSCKVTPWTGLQAWRESPLNHDRTWGPRGPIPDPDPDPLFHPAFREATTLAELGSVVLSTTDPVAKSQLSHLAYSTWRLHNLPLGRSQPPPKPARPRNPKLVSPKEIPAPKDSGLPLNAYMLHNLAHVELNAIDLAWDTVVRFSPYSDILGEGFFADFAHVADDESRHFAWCSQRLAELGFKYGDMPAHNLLWRECEKSSDNVAARLAVIPLVQEARGLDAGPRLVQKLVGFGDNRTSKIVARIADEEVAHVAVGVYWFVSVCEKLGCAPDSTFKDLLKEYNVELKGPFNYKARAEAGIPRDWYDASTTTSDQDKNDEDGKKKQLSAVYERLASIIAMESENSSLNRPPQ comes from the exons ATGATGCGTCTGAGAATCCTCCAAGGGATGCAGGTCTCAGCCCCACACTGTTGTCACTGTTTCCCTCTCTCTCATTTCCAACGCACTTCCTTTTCTTCGTGCAAGGTTACACCTTGGACTGGTCTCCAAGCATGGAGGGAAAGCCCTCTCAATCACGACCGTACCTGGGGACCACGCGGCCCGATACCCGACCCCGACCCCGACCCTCTCTTCCACCCCGCATTTCGGGAAGCGACTACCTTAGCTGAGCTTGGTTCCGTTGTTCTCTCAACCACCGATCCTGTGGCCAAGTCTCAACTCTCTCACTTGGCTTACTCCACGTGGCGCCTCCACAACCTCCCTCTTGGCCGTTCCCAACCACCACCTAAACCCGCCAGACCCCGAAATCCTAAATTG GTTTCCCCTAAGGAAATTCCTGCTCCCAAGGATTCAGGCTTGCCTCTGAATGCTTACATGCTTCATAATCTTGCCCATGTGGAGCTCAATGCTATTGATTTGGCTTGGGATACTGTAGTTCGGTTTTCTCCCTATAGTGATATTCTAGGGGAGGGGTTCTTTGCTGACTTTGCTCATGTTGCTGATGACGAGAGTCGTCATTTCGCATGGTGTTCACAGAGGCTTGCCGAGCTGGGTTTTAA ATATGGAGATATGCCAGCTCACAATTTGCTTTGGAGAGAATGTGAGAAATCATCTGACAATGTCGCTGCACGTTTGGCAGTGATCCCACTAGTCCAG GAGGCCAGAGGACTTGATGCCGGGCCACGCCTAGTGCAAAAACTGGTTGGCTTTGGAGATAACAGGACTTCTAAAATTGTAGCAAGAATTGCTGATGAGGAAGTTGCACATGTAGCAGTTGGTGTATACTGGTTTGTTTCTGTCTGTGAAAAATTGGGCTGTGCCCCAGACTCCACATTTAAAG ACTTGCTAAAGGAATACAATGTGGAACTAAAGGGTCCCTTCAACTATAAAGCTCGTGCGGAAGCTGGCATTCCCCGTGATTG GTATGATGCATCTACAACTACAAGCGATCAGGACAAAAACGATGAAgatggcaagaaaaagcagcTGTCAGCT GTTTATGAGAGGCTGGCTTCCATCATTGCTATGGAAAGTGAGAATTCAAGTTTGAATAGGCCACCTCAATAG